The nucleotide sequence AGGTGCCGGTGCAGGACGTGCTGCGCTTCGAGCGCGAGTTCATCGACCACCTGCGTCGCCACACCTCCGTCCTGACCGACATCGCCTCCACCGGCAAGCTCGAGGACGGCACCGTGTCCGCGCTCGAGTCGGCCGTCGCCGAGTTCTCGAAGGGCTTCCAGTCCTCCGAGGACGGCGGCGTGCAGGCCGGCCACGAGGAGCACCGCGCGATCGAGCAGGACCAGGTCGCGCAGGAGCAGATCACCAAGCAGAAGCGCTGACCGCCGGTCGGTGAGGGAGCGGTCCGGCGTCGGGCCCCACGGGGACGACGCCGGGCGGCCCTCCCGCCAGGGAAAGGACCACCATGGGAGCCCAGATCCGGGTCTACCGTCAGAAGATCGCGTCGACGTCGTCGATGAGGAAGATCTTCAAGGCGATGGAGCTGATCGCCACGTCTCGCATCACCAAGGCACGTGAGCGCGTCAGCGCGTCGCTGCCGTATGCGAACGCGATCACCCGCGCCGTCTCGGCCGTGTCGAGCCAGCACGACATCGATCATGTCCTCACCACGGAGCCCGAGAACCCGACCCGGGCGGCCGTGCTCATCATGTCCTCGGACCGCGGCCTCGCCGGCGCGTACTCCGCGAACGTGCTGCGCAAGGCCGAGCAGCTCCTCACCCGCCTCGGCGAGGAGGGCAAGGACGTGGACGTGTACGTCGTCGGCCGCAAGGCGCAGACGTACTTCGACTTCCGCGGCCGCGGCTACAAGAAGCTGTGGACCGGTCAGACGGACGCCCCCGTCGCCGAGCGCGCCGCCGAGATCGGCGAGGTGCTCGTGGACGCGTTCCTCACGGACACGGCCGACGGCGGCGTGGACGAGATCCACGTCGTGTTCACCGAGTTCGTCTCGCTCGTGAAGCAGAACCCCCACGTGGTGCGCCTGCTGCCCCTCGAGGTCGTCGAGGAGGAGGCCGCCACCGCCGAGGATGTGCTGCCGCTCTACGAGTACGAGCCGGACGCGGAGGAGGTCCTCGACGCGCTGCTGCCCAAGTACATCGAGTCGCGCATCTTCAACGCGATGCTGCAGTCGGCGGCCTCGGAGCTCGCCAACCGTCAGCGTGCCATGAAGTCGGCGGGCGACAACGCCACGAGCCTCATCAAGGACTACACCCTCCTGATGAACAACGCCCGTCAGGCCGAGATCACCCAGGAGCTCACCGAGCTCATCGCGGGCGCGGACGCGCTCAACAACTCCTGAGCCCGTTCGGGACTCACCAGACTCGCCATCCACACACGATAGAAGTGAGAGAGATGACTGCCACCATCACTGACCAGGGCACCGGGACCCCCACCGGCGGTGCCACCGGACGCGTGTCCCGCGTCATCGGCCCCGTGATCGACGCCGAGTTCCCGGCCAACGCGATGCCGGAGATCTACAACGCGCTGACCACCGAGATCGACCTCAACGGCCAGCGCCGCACGGTCACCTTCGAGGTCGCCCAGCACCTCGGCGACAACATGGTCCGCGCCATCTCCCTGCAGTCCACCGACGGCCTGGTGCGCGGCACCGACGTCGTGGACACCGGCGCCCCCATCTCGGTGCCGGTCGGCGACGCCGTGAAGGGCCACATCTTCAACGTGCTCGGCGAGACCCTGGACATGCCGACCTCGCAGCTGCAGGCCGAGGACCGCTGGCCGATCCACCGCCCGGCCCCGAACTTCGCCTCCCTCGAGGGCTCCACCGAGATGCTGGAGACCGGCATCAAGGTCATCGACCTGCTGACCCCCTACATCAAGGGCGGCAAGATCGGCCTGTTCGGCGGCGCCGGCGTGGGCAAGACCGTGCTCATCCAGGAGATGATCACCCGTGTGGCCCGCAACTTCGGCGGCACCTCCGTGTTCGCCGGCGTCGGCGAGCGCACCCGTGAGGGCAACGACCTCTGGGTCGAGATGGACGAGGCGGACGTCCTGAAGGACACCGCCCTCGTGTTCGGCCAGATGGACGAGCCGCCGGGCACGCGTCTGCGCGTGGCCCTGTCCGCGCTGACCATGGCGGAGTACTTCCGCGATGTGCAGAACCAGGACGTGCTGCTGTTCATCGACAACATCTTCCGCTTCTCGCAGGCCGGCTCCGAGGTCTCCACGCTGCTGGGCCGCATGCCCTCCGCCGTGGGCTACCAGCCGAACCTGGCGGACGAGATGGGCGTGCTCCAGGAGCGCATCACCTCGACCCGCGGCCACTCCATCACCTCGATGCAGGCCGTGTACGTCCCCGCGGACGACTACACCGACCCGGCCCCGGCCAACGTGTTCGCGCACCTGGACGCGACCACCAACCTGACCCGTGACCTCGCGTCCCGTGGTCTGTACCCGGCCGTGGACCCGCTGGCCTCGACCTCGCGCATCCTCGACCCGCAGTACGTGGGCCAGGAGCACTACGACGTCGCCATCCGCGTGAAGCAGATCCTGCAGAAGAACAAGGAGCTGCAGGACATCATCGCGATCCTCGGCGTGGACGAGCTCTCCGAGGAGGACAAGATCACCGTGGGCCGCGCCCGCAAGATCGAGCAGTTCCTCTCGCAGAACACCTACACCGCCAAGCAGTTCACCGGCGTCGAGGGCTCCACCGTGCCGGTCAAGGACACCGTCGAGGGCTTCAAGGCCATCGCCGACGGCGACCTGGACCACGTCCCGGAGCAGGCCTTCTACAACGTGGGCGGCCTGGACGACGTCGAGCGCGCGTGGGCCAAGATCCAGGCCGAGGGCTGATCGATCATGGCTGAGCTCAACGTCGAGATCGTCTCCGAGGAGCGGTCCATCTGGTCGGGCGCCGCGTCGGCCGTGTCGGCGCGCACCGTCAACGGTGAGATCGGCATCCTCCCGGGCCACACCCCGATGCTCGCCGTCCTCGGCGACGGCGAGGTCGTGGTGCGCACCACGGACGGCGGCACCGTCACCGCGCAGGCCCACGGCGGCTTCTTCTCCGTGGACCACGACCGTGTCGTGATCGCCGCGACGTCCGCCCGGCTGGGCGACGCCGCGGCGGCCTGACGCGGCGCGGCAGGACCTGACGGTGGAGGGCCCGGTGCTCATCGCCTCGGCGACCGTGGTGGCAGTCATCGTGCTGTCGGCACTCGCCCTGGTGATGCGGCGCCGGGCCCTCGCCCGTGTCACGGCCGCCTTCCCGGCGGTCCTGGAGCGGGAGGGCCCGGGGCGTGAGCGCGTGATCGGCGTGTACGACGAGTCCCGTCTGCGCCTCACCGGGCGCTGGCGCCTCTCCCGGGAGCGCTGGAGCGCGGATCGGAGCCGCCTGCAGATCGACCGCCTCCCGGCGGACGAGGCCGGCCGGACCGTCCTGGAGCTGAGCGCCGGCGCACGTCCGGTGCGCGTCGTCGTCGACCCCGACGACGCCGGCGCGCTGCGCGCCTGGAGCGAGGCGGGGCCGTCCGCAGCGTCGTCCTTCTGGCGTCGCTGAAACCGCCCGGGGCCTCAGAACAGCCGGGACTCGGCGTCGTCCACGCCGCGCATCGCGTCGTAGTCGAGGGTGACGCAGCGGATGCCGCGGTCCTCGGCGAGGGTGCGGGCCTGGGGCTTGATCTGCTGGGCCGCGAACACGCCGCGCACGGGCGCCAGGAGCGGGTCCCGGTTCATCAGCTCGAGGTAGCGGGTGAGCTGCTCGACCCCGTCGATGTCCCCGCGGCGCTTGAGCTCGACCGCCACGGTGCCGCCGTCGGCGTCGCGGGCCAGGATGTCCACGGGGCCGATCGCCGTCATGTACTCGCGGCGCACGAGGGTGTGGCCGTCGCCGAGCAGGCTGATCTGCTCGGCCAGCAGACGCTGCAGATCCGCCTCCACGCCGTCCTTGACGAGGCCGGGGTCCACGCCGAGCTCGTGGGAGTCGTCCGCCAGGACCTCCTCGATGAGCACGATGAGCCGGTCGTCGGACTTCTTGGCCTGCACGCGCCAGACCTGCGTCACTCCCTGGTCGGCCTGGTCGGGGGATGGCTCCTCCACGTGCAGGGTCGCGGGCGGCGACATCCAGTTGAGGGGCTTGTAGGAGCCGCCGTCGGAGTGCACCAGCACCGAGCCGTCCGCCTTCACCATGAGCAGGCGGGTGGCGGTGGGCAGGTGGGCGTTCAGGCGGCCCTCATAGGTCACGGAGCAGCGGGCAATGACGAGTCGCACCGGTCCATCCTAGGCGGACCGCGCCCACCGGCTCGTGTGCCAGCATGGGGGCATGCCCCGTTCGAACCGCCCCCGCCGCTCGTCCGCGCCTGGGCGGAGCGAGCGCGGGGCCTCCGGCGCCTCCCGGCGGTCCCGGCCGTCGCCGGCGCGGTCCGACCCGATCGAGGAGCTCCTCGGTCTGGACCCGGCCTACTCGCGCCAGTCCGGGTCCGACGGCGGCTGGCACGTCCGGCAGATCCCCGCGTGGCGCGCGGTGAAGGACTACACGTGCCCCGGCTGCGGCCGCGTGATCCGGCAGGGCCAGGCGCACCTTGTGGCCTGGCGCGCCGACTGGATCATGGGGGACGAGGACGCGGGTGCGGGCCGGCGGCACTGGCACCCGGTGTGCTGGCGCACCCGCCCGAGCCGCTGACCGCGACGGTCCGGGCTCCGCCGTCGTCGTCGGCTTACCGGGCGTCCTGGCGGGGGATGAAGACCTCACGGACCAGCAGCGCCAGCGCGGCGGCGAGCGGGATCGCCATGAGGGCGCCGAGGACGCCCAGCAGCGCGCCTCCGGCGATCACCGCGATCACGGCCACGGCCGCCGGCACGGACACCGCGCGCGCCATGACACGCGGCGAGATGACGTAGGCCTCGATCTGCAGGTAGACGAAGTAGATGGCCGCGAACACGGCGGCGGTCTGCCACGAGGTCAGCAGGCTCACGAGGGTCAGCAGCGTGCCGCCGATCGCGGCGCCCACCAGCGGGATGAACGCCATGAAGGCGGCGATCGCGGCGAGCAGGACGGCGAAGGGGGCGCCGGCGATGGCCAGCGCCGTGAACGCCACCGCGCCGTTGAGGGCGGCCACGAAGGACTGGCCCATCACGTAGTGGCCGACCGAGGAGGTGATCTGCTCGGACAGCGCCTCGATGCGCGGCCGGCGCGAGCGTGGTGCGAGCCGGTAGGCCCAGTACTTCATGTGCGGCAGGGAGGCGAGGAAGTACAGCGTCAGTACGACCACCACGAGCACCGAGAAGACGGCGTTCAGCACGGTCTGGCCGAGGCCGAGGAGGCCGCCGAACAGGTCGGTGATGGCGACGCCGTCGGCGGCGAGGCGCTCGGTCTGGGCGCGGACGGCCTCCTGGAGGTGGAACTCCTCGTCGAGCTGCACGAACCACTCGGCCCTCATCACCCCGTCGATGATGGCCGGCAGGTCCTGGACCAGCTGCGTGGACTGCTCGATCACCGTGGGGACCAGGAGGGCGACGAACGCCCCGGCCACGGCGGCCAGGCCGAGCGCGGCCGTGAGCACCCCGACCCAGCGGGGCGCGCCCCAGGACTCGACCCGGCGCACCAGCGGGTCCAGGCCCAGGGCGATGAACAGGGCCGCGGCGATCCACACGATCAGCTGCCCGTTCGCGCGCAGCACCGAGACGACGCCGATGGCCAGGGCCACGCCGACCGCGAGCAGGAAGCCGGTCAGCACGGGGGACTCGACGGCCACGGCCGCGACCGCCGGATCCTCGGCGCCGTCGGCGGGGGTCGGCTCGGGGTCGACCCGGTCCTCCTCGAGGAAGGGCCGGCGCCGCCGCAGGACGGAGCCCAGGCGGAGCAGTCGACGACGCCCGGCGGGCGTCGACCCGTGCGTCGGCGGCGCGGCGGCCACCTCGACCGGCTGCCCGGGGATGCCGGCCACGGGCGGCTGCTCGGTGCCCTCGGGCTCGGCTGGGGCACGGACGTCGGCGACGCCGGCGGTGTCCGGGCCGGACGCGGTCTCCTTCTCCTCCACGCGTTCAGCGTACGTCAGGGCCCCGGCCTGTCCGCGCCGCGCCCGGGAGGCTACCGTGGGGCCCACTGACAACGCCCCTCGCCCCGGCGACGGGGCGGCCCCGGACCGGAAGGATCGTGACCGACGTGACCGACGTGACCGCCCAGCCCCCCTCCGACGCCCCGTCCCACCTGCGCGGCGCCGTCGACCTGTCCTCGCTCGGCACCCCGGCCTCGGCCGGGCGGACCGCGCCGGGGGCCGACGCCGGCGCCGGCGGCGGCTCGTGGGTGATCGCGGACGCCGACCAGGGTCTGCTGCAGCAGCTGGTCCAGCTCTCCGCTCAGGTGCCGGTGCTGCTGCACCTGCATGTGCCCGGGGACGCGGCGAGCGAGGCGCTCTACCGGCAGTTCGCGGACGCGGTCGACGCCCAGGCGGGACGGCTCGTGCTCGCGCGTCTGGACGTGGCGAAGGAGCCCGCAGTGCTGCAGGCGCTGGGCCTGGGGGCCGGCCCCGCGGTCATGGCCGTGGTGGCGGGGCAGCCGGTGCCGCTGGTCAATCAGGAGGTGCCGGAGGAGACGCTGCGCCAGCTCATGGGGGAGATCCTCGAGGTGGCCCGTCAGAACGGCGTCGCCGGCACCGTACCCGCGGTCGCCCCGGCGCGCCAGGACGCCGGCGCCGCGGCCGCGGAGGCTCCGCCCGTGCCGCCGCTGCACCGGGCCGCCCACGAGGCCCTCGCCGCCGACGACCTGCCCGGGGCCGTCTCGGCGTGGGAGGCGGCGCTCGCCGAGAGCCCCGCGGACGCCGTGGCCCAGCAGGGCCTGTCCGCGGCCCGCCTCATGCTGCGCACCCGCGACGCCGACGCCGCAGCGGTGCGCGCGGCCGCCGCGGACGGCCCGGACGACGTCGCCGCCCAGCTCGCCGTCGCCGACCTGGACGTGCTCGGCGGCCACGTGGAGGACGCCTTCGACCGGCTCGTGCGGTTCATCGCCCTCCACCCCGGCGACGACCGTGAGACGGCGCGCGCCCACCTCGTGGACCTCTACACCGTGGTGGGCACGGACGACCCCCGCGTGCAGGCCTCGCGGCGCCGGCTGGCCGCAGCGTTGTTCTGAGGTATCCACGATTCATCCCTGAGGAGGACGCCGTGTCCGCCTGACGGTGGGTAACGTCCCAGGCATGACTCCGCATGCGCCCGAGCCTGTCCCCGCCCACCTGGCGGCCGCCGCCCGTCGGCGTGCGGCCGACGCCCCCGATCCGGACCTCGCCCTCGTCACGCGCGGGCTGACCCAGAGGTTCGGGGACAAGCTGGCGCTGGACGCGCTGGACCTGGACGTTCCGGCCGGCTCGTTCTTCGGGGTGGTCGGGCCCAACGGGGCGGGCAAGACCACGGCCCTGTCGATGGCCACCGGGCTGCTGCGCCCGGACCACGGCCGTGCCTGGATCCACGGCGTCGACGTGTGGGAGCAGCCCCTCGAGGCCAAGCGACGGGTCGGCGTGCTCGCCGACGGCGTGCGCACCTTCGACCGCCTCACGGGCGCGCAGCTCGTGACCTACGCCGGGCTGCTGCATGGCCTCGACGCGGACACCGTGGCCGAGCGGACCGCGGACCTGCTGCGGGTGATGGACCTGGAGGACGCCGGCCGCAAGCTCGTGGCCGACTACTCCGCCGGCATGACCAAGAAGGTGTCCCTGGCGGCCGCCATGGTCCACGCCCCGGACCTGCTCGTCCTGGACGAGCCGTTCGAGGCCGTGG is from Micrococcus luteus NCTC 2665 and encodes:
- the atpD gene encoding F0F1 ATP synthase subunit beta codes for the protein MTATITDQGTGTPTGGATGRVSRVIGPVIDAEFPANAMPEIYNALTTEIDLNGQRRTVTFEVAQHLGDNMVRAISLQSTDGLVRGTDVVDTGAPISVPVGDAVKGHIFNVLGETLDMPTSQLQAEDRWPIHRPAPNFASLEGSTEMLETGIKVIDLLTPYIKGGKIGLFGGAGVGKTVLIQEMITRVARNFGGTSVFAGVGERTREGNDLWVEMDEADVLKDTALVFGQMDEPPGTRLRVALSALTMAEYFRDVQNQDVLLFIDNIFRFSQAGSEVSTLLGRMPSAVGYQPNLADEMGVLQERITSTRGHSITSMQAVYVPADDYTDPAPANVFAHLDATTNLTRDLASRGLYPAVDPLASTSRILDPQYVGQEHYDVAIRVKQILQKNKELQDIIAILGVDELSEEDKITVGRARKIEQFLSQNTYTAKQFTGVEGSTVPVKDTVEGFKAIADGDLDHVPEQAFYNVGGLDDVERAWAKIQAEG
- a CDS encoding co-chaperone YbbN; the encoded protein is MTDVTAQPPSDAPSHLRGAVDLSSLGTPASAGRTAPGADAGAGGGSWVIADADQGLLQQLVQLSAQVPVLLHLHVPGDAASEALYRQFADAVDAQAGRLVLARLDVAKEPAVLQALGLGAGPAVMAVVAGQPVPLVNQEVPEETLRQLMGEILEVARQNGVAGTVPAVAPARQDAGAAAAEAPPVPPLHRAAHEALAADDLPGAVSAWEAALAESPADAVAQQGLSAARLMLRTRDADAAAVRAAAADGPDDVAAQLAVADLDVLGGHVEDAFDRLVRFIALHPGDDRETARAHLVDLYTVVGTDDPRVQASRRRLAAALF
- a CDS encoding AI-2E family transporter gives rise to the protein MEEKETASGPDTAGVADVRAPAEPEGTEQPPVAGIPGQPVEVAAAPPTHGSTPAGRRRLLRLGSVLRRRRPFLEEDRVDPEPTPADGAEDPAVAAVAVESPVLTGFLLAVGVALAIGVVSVLRANGQLIVWIAAALFIALGLDPLVRRVESWGAPRWVGVLTAALGLAAVAGAFVALLVPTVIEQSTQLVQDLPAIIDGVMRAEWFVQLDEEFHLQEAVRAQTERLAADGVAITDLFGGLLGLGQTVLNAVFSVLVVVVLTLYFLASLPHMKYWAYRLAPRSRRPRIEALSEQITSSVGHYVMGQSFVAALNGAVAFTALAIAGAPFAVLLAAIAAFMAFIPLVGAAIGGTLLTLVSLLTSWQTAAVFAAIYFVYLQIEAYVISPRVMARAVSVPAAVAVIAVIAGGALLGVLGALMAIPLAAALALLVREVFIPRQDAR
- the nucS gene encoding endonuclease NucS, which translates into the protein MRLVIARCSVTYEGRLNAHLPTATRLLMVKADGSVLVHSDGGSYKPLNWMSPPATLHVEEPSPDQADQGVTQVWRVQAKKSDDRLIVLIEEVLADDSHELGVDPGLVKDGVEADLQRLLAEQISLLGDGHTLVRREYMTAIGPVDILARDADGGTVAVELKRRGDIDGVEQLTRYLELMNRDPLLAPVRGVFAAQQIKPQARTLAEDRGIRCVTLDYDAMRGVDDAESRLF
- a CDS encoding ABC transporter ATP-binding protein, whose amino-acid sequence is MTPHAPEPVPAHLAAAARRRAADAPDPDLALVTRGLTQRFGDKLALDALDLDVPAGSFFGVVGPNGAGKTTALSMATGLLRPDHGRAWIHGVDVWEQPLEAKRRVGVLADGVRTFDRLTGAQLVTYAGLLHGLDADTVAERTADLLRVMDLEDAGRKLVADYSAGMTKKVSLAAAMVHAPDLLVLDEPFEAVDPVSAANIRDILHSYVERGGTVIVSSHVMDLVQRMCTHVAVIAAGTLRAAGTLEEVRDGRDLEDRFVDLVGGRHGSEGLAWL
- a CDS encoding F0F1 ATP synthase subunit gamma — its product is MGAQIRVYRQKIASTSSMRKIFKAMELIATSRITKARERVSASLPYANAITRAVSAVSSQHDIDHVLTTEPENPTRAAVLIMSSDRGLAGAYSANVLRKAEQLLTRLGEEGKDVDVYVVGRKAQTYFDFRGRGYKKLWTGQTDAPVAERAAEIGEVLVDAFLTDTADGGVDEIHVVFTEFVSLVKQNPHVVRLLPLEVVEEEAATAEDVLPLYEYEPDAEEVLDALLPKYIESRIFNAMLQSAASELANRQRAMKSAGDNATSLIKDYTLLMNNARQAEITQELTELIAGADALNNS
- a CDS encoding F0F1 ATP synthase subunit epsilon, with amino-acid sequence MAELNVEIVSEERSIWSGAASAVSARTVNGEIGILPGHTPMLAVLGDGEVVVRTTDGGTVTAQAHGGFFSVDHDRVVIAATSARLGDAAAA
- a CDS encoding DUF2550 family protein, coding for MLIASATVVAVIVLSALALVMRRRALARVTAAFPAVLEREGPGRERVIGVYDESRLRLTGRWRLSRERWSADRSRLQIDRLPADEAGRTVLELSAGARPVRVVVDPDDAGALRAWSEAGPSAASSFWRR